Genomic window (Nicotiana sylvestris chromosome 7, ASM39365v2, whole genome shotgun sequence):
AAAGTTAGATGTGTGTGCTGCAATCAGATTGCTCCAGGGGAGCATCCTATACAATTAGAAAGATACAACTAAGATAATGGAAATCAAATCATTTAGCAGGATTTATTAGCAGACTTTTTATGCATCATTGCTTACCAAAGGCAGAGACTCCACAATGCAAGCTGCTTAGTTGAGGTATAAGATCCAAGTGAAGCAGCAACAAAAGAACTTAAACAAAGAAGACATACTATTAAGGAATCAATCAAATATAGAACAAATAATAGTATGTAAGCTATAAAGCATGAAACACTTCTAAAATCCCTCTACCAGTCACAACTCATTTCCTCTCAATCCCCCTCCTTAGACCTTCCAAATCTTTCCCAACTGTCTCTAACATCAACAATTTCTTCAAATTATGTATCTGAAACTACCTGACTTGGAAGGAATTCTCAGTCACAACCTTAAAAAAACTACAACCTTCTTCCCTTGGTTGATGGTTCAAACTCTCGTCCGCCTCCTACACATCATGAATATCATTTATGGATCCAGTGACTAAGTTGGATAAAATGCCACCTTTTGGCCATCAGTTCTTGATTCTCTCCTAAACTTTGCAAGCGAAACTTCTAAAAGAAGCATGTGATACCTCAGCCTCTCTTTATCTTGACCAAATGTTTTTTAAACTACCTAAGATAGTATCTTGAATACAGTCCCAAAAGTGTTTGTTTTGGTAGGTTCTGGTTGGAAAATGGGGAGCAAGTCTGAAGGAGATATGCTAATTCACCTTCCCAATTTCTCATTCCACTCAGACAAAGAGAAACTTCAGAACAGCCTGGCTTGGTGAGCTAAAATACAGAATGCTAATACTCCACTAATgcaagtaacaatcaagaactgCACACCATGTATGTTTATTATCAGCTTCATGTCAAAGAATCCTGGTAAAATAACACTATTCATCAAGCAATCATAATCATAAAAGTCACCACAAGGTCCCCATACCTGGATTAAAAATCTTGAGCGAGCAATGTCATTCCGGTCCTTCTCAGAAGAAACCCCATACTCGCCTCCAGTGCTGCAAACCTGCACATTTCACAACTTTAAAGAATATATGTTAGCAGGAAATATCTGTAGATTATGCCTTCAAATCTTTACAGTTAAGCACCATTAGCAGTGAAAATTGCAGACCAGGGAGAGGGGAATATAGAAGAAAAGAATCAGTGGAAAGTAATTATGCACTAAAAATGTTATAATCAAATCATTCAATATTATATCCCATCAACTAAACTATGGCTAGTATCGCAAACGCACACTGAAGGAAGGGTAGTCTTTCCTAAAAACTATCATTCTTCGGCTGGCCAAAAGGAGACTCATCATTTGGCCACTTATCGACACCAGAACTTCCAGCTTCCTGCAAGGGATCTATATCCCACAACACATCTGGCAAACCGGCACTAACTCCAAAGTCTGGGACATCATAGTTGCTAAGACTACCCCATAACTCAGTGACAGTACTTGACATACCAGCACTGGCTTCAAAACCCATGCTCCATACTTCCTCTTCTTTCACCATACTTCCAATACCTGGTGAGCAAAATTCTAAGATGTTCTTCTCCTTTGCCAACTCCTCCGGGAAAGAGACAAAGCACTCAGGCATGACTTCTAATTGAGGGCTAGCTACATTCTTCCCCTCAAAATAAGAGTCTTCGGGGTTAAAGTTCGAAGCTCCTTCTATAACCCGTTCTTGATTTTTAAAAAGCATTGCTTCTGCACCAAAACCAGTTTCAGGTAGTTGTTGATCCACAACCGGATTGAAGTCTGGGTTCTCAAAGGATGTAACAAGGTCTTGAAAATCAGGCCTGTACTTGACTATCTGCCCTTCAATGGAAGACTCCAGTCTATCCTGATCGTGTGGCTGATGTTTAACGAATTTCCTCATTGTTCTTGGAGAAGTAATTTTTTCTTGTTCCTTCATCTGCCGAAGACGAGCCAAGAATGCAGGATTCTGAAACACCTTGGCCAAGAATGAAACCATCTGTTTCTGTCTCAGTTCTGCAGCCTGAAGCTTTTCATTAACAGCCTCCATTTGTTGGACCGTTCCACGCTGCTGCTGCTGCAATTCAACGACTTCCTGCATCATCGAACTCTTCTCCTTCCTCAGTTTCTCTATCTCATCCATTGTACCTTTCCCTGCTTCAGCAGATGAACTCCCCGCCTGATGCGACTGAGGTGATCTTCGCCTTTGTATGTTCTTCAACAAATGCCTTTTTCCTCTCAAGAACCCTTCATTCGCAAACTCCCACCTATCAGCATCAACTTTGCGAAAACCCTggacaaaattgcccaaaaaatgatttaaaaactGAATAATAGAACCCAACATGCCTACAACATGAGAATACATTCATTATTCATATAACACAATGAAAACTTCACACAAAACCAGATGTTAGCTGTCAAATTTTCATGAGTTACTGAAGCTGCATTACACTAGAAATACACAATCAGCACATCTTTTGCAGTAAAAACCGTATATATATAAACTATAGAAAGCTTAAACAAGCTGTTTAATCAAAACCTTAGAAATTCTACCTGCAGAATTTGATGAACCTCCCAAATTCAGCAGATTAATGCAGAGAGATGCTCTCAGCATCTTAGCTTTATCTACAAGCCCAAACCGCGAACAGCGCAACctttatcattttccttaatatccacCAAAAATTTCAAAGACATCCATTTACAGAGTACCAAAACTAATAAACTATTATGAAAAGTCGTTTCTCTGAAGTTATTTACAACTGTAGCCACTACTAATTACAACACAAGAAAAGAACTATTTACATTTACATCGTCAccgttacaaattattacaacagcaacaacaactacGCCTCAGTCCCGAACAAGTTGGTCGCCTACATGAATCTTCACAAACCGTATTATTCCATAACaacaacataaataaataaatactaaaaattTACAGAAAgtgagaagaaaaaaaacaaagatgcATGAAAATCTCCAACAACAATTACATACAAGGTAAAAGAATTAACCAAAAAAAAGGAGGCAAGAGTTAGAGAACTAGAGTGCTAACACATGAGCCAAATATTCTTGGCTTTGTGCTAAGGTGATACCCACATAAGTATTAAGCTGTCTCACAAAGCTGGAGAAATTGTTGTGCTTGAAATTTTTGGGAAGAATCATTCTTGAAAACTCCACTGGGTCCCACACTACAAAGCTTTCTCCTTTACTACCCCAAGAAATGATAAAATCCAATGAAGAGTCATCAACTAAATCAAAAGTCTTTGACAAAAATGGTGGAATTTGTGTCCCATGTAAACACTCCATAGGCTGCACCACACCTAATCCTTCCTCCCCAGCTGAAAAAGATTCAAGATTGATAAAATGAGAAGATGGGGCCTCAGAAAACACAGCAAATTCAGGGTCCATAGTAATACTGTGTGGTGGCAGTGTATCAGATTCTGACCCAGAAGGTTGAGAAATTGGGTTTTTATCAAAAGGGTTCATATGATTTTTTTTCAGAACAATATAAAGATTGGATTTTTATGGATCAAAGAGAGAGAATTTCCAAAAGGGTGTTTGATAAAATGAAGGACGGTGAAAAAATGGGGTTTAAGAGAGGTTTATATAGGTACCGCCGACATAGAAACAAAGAAATATCTGAAAGCAGCAACTGTGTTAAGTCGGTGGAGTTTTTCATAATTCTGTTGTATTGTATGGTTgtctgaaaatgaaaaagatcTGAGGAACCGACACACGTTATTTCTTATGTTGTGGAGGAGGAAGAAGAGCAGGTGGGGTCCATTTTTAAGCAAAGAAAATAACTAAAGAAGCAGATATTTTTGTTAAAAAGTTTGAACTTTTTTTGGAATAAGTTGAAGAGTAATAATATTGAATTCAAGAAGAATAATAA
Coding sequences:
- the LOC104217411 gene encoding heat stress transcription factor A-3: MNPFDKNPISQPSGSESDTLPPHSITMDPEFAVFSEAPSSHFINLESFSAGEEGLGVVQPMECLHGTQIPPFLSKTFDLVDDSSLDFIISWGSKGESFVVWDPVEFSRMILPKNFKHNNFSSFVRQLNTYGFRKVDADRWEFANEGFLRGKRHLLKNIQRRRSPQSHQAGSSSAEAGKGTMDEIEKLRKEKSSMMQEVVELQQQQRGTVQQMEAVNEKLQAAELRQKQMVSFLAKVFQNPAFLARLRQMKEQEKITSPRTMRKFVKHQPHDQDRLESSIEGQIVKYRPDFQDLVTSFENPDFNPVVDQQLPETGFGAEAMLFKNQERVIEGASNFNPEDSYFEGKNVASPQLEVMPECFVSFPEELAKEKNILEFCSPGIGSMVKEEEVWSMGFEASAGMSSTVTELWGSLSNYDVPDFGVSAGLPDVLWDIDPLQEAGSSGVDKWPNDESPFGQPKNDSF